In Zingiber officinale cultivar Zhangliang chromosome 11B, Zo_v1.1, whole genome shotgun sequence, a single window of DNA contains:
- the LOC122034453 gene encoding cyclin-D1-1-like, whose translation MRNRHHLPPTMPPSPSASSGCFDLLCTEDAGEFTSYRDNPDESVAIEGEPALAATEVGSVLFEAESLDPAARRDAVDWILKVRACYRFRPLTAYLAVSYMDRFLASHRLQQNGWALQLLSVACLSLAAKLEETLVPTLSDLQVEDAKFIFEPRVVFRMELLVLSALNWRLQTVTPFSFVDFFAYKIYSSSKRARVLASRATQIILAAMPEIDITTHWPSALAAAAIIRAVDGTRDLAVFSPTIAASWCAGLTEERISNCYGTMRQTVIEGRLRKSPMILSQHRVSSPSKRDSRISSSSLSQPTKRRKLNKHNRH comes from the exons ATGAGGAACCGGCATCATCTCCCGCCCACCATGCCGCCCTCTCCCTCGGCCTCCTCAGGCTGCTTCGACCTTCTCTGCACGGAGGACGCAGGCGAATTCACCAGTTACCGTGACAACCCCGACGAGTCCGTCGCCATAGAGGGCGAGCCGGCGTTGGCTGCGACCGAGGTCGGTTCGGTTCTGTTCGAGGCCGAATCGCTAGACCCGGCGGCACGGCGCGACGCCGTCGACTGGATTCTCAAG GTGCGTGCTTGTTATCGGTTCCGCCCACTGACGGCGTATCTCGCCGTTTCCTACATGGATCGTTTCCTTGCTTCTCACCGCTTGCAG CAAAACGGATGGGCACTGCAACTTCTATCAGTAGCTTGCCTCTCCCTAGCTGCAAAACTGGAGGAAACACTGGTCCCAACCCTTTCGGACCTGCAG gTGGAGGATGCAAAGTTCATCTTCGAGCCTCGTGTTGTGTTTCGCATGGAACTTCTTGTGCTCTCTGCGTTAAATTGGAGGCTTCAAACTGTGACTCCCTTCAGTTTTGTTGATTTCTTTGCTTATAAGATATATTCTTCCAGTAAGCGAGCAAGAGTCTTGGCTTCGAGAGCCACACAAATCATATTAGCAGCAATGCCGg AGATTGACATCACAACTCATTGGCCATCGGCCCTCGCTGCGGCTGCCATAATCCGTGCAGTGGATGGGACTCGGGATCTAGCCGTTTTCAGTCCTACAATTGCAGCATCATGGTGCGCTGGACTAACTGAG GAGAGAATCTCCAATTGCTATGGAACTATGCGACAAACTGTTATCGAAGGAAGGCTAAGAAAGTCTCCAATGATTCTTTCACAGCACAGGGTATCTAGTCCATCTAAGAGGGATTCTAGGATCTCATCTTCCTCCTTATCTCAACCAACGAAGAGAAGGAAGCTTAACAAACACAATCGCCATTGA
- the LOC122034543 gene encoding protein PLASTID REDOX INSENSITIVE 2, chloroplastic-like, with amino-acid sequence MTRLCSVGLRPISSSFLPFALSEPSRFRFRRLARFRQWPIGLSTPSPSMNVAIGTSAGSTWRAAWQQPVYLYPDPIPEFAKAETRKFEDELRKKLVKSKEVFRDDVDEVVKICAEIFKDFLETEYGGPGTLLVEPFTDMLLGLKLLVLPLAQSSGDF; translated from the exons ATGACGAGGCTTTGTAGTGTTGGGCTTCGGCCAATTTCTTCGTCATTTCTGCCGTTCGCATTATCCGAACCTTCTCGGTTTCGCTTCCGACGTCTCGCTCGCTTCCGTCAGTGGCCGATCGGCCTCTCCACCCCTTCTCCTTCGATGAATGTGGCGATCGGTACATCCGCTGGAAGTACTTGGCGAGCGGCATGGCAGCAGCCCGTCTACCTCTACCCTGATCCCATCCCTGAATTCGCCAAAGCT GAGACGCGGAAGTTCGAGGACGAGCTCCGGAAAAAGCTTGTGAAGAGCAAAGAGGTCTTCAGAGACGACGTGGACGAAGTCGTGAAGATTTGCGCGGAG ATATTCAAGGACTTCTTAGAAACAGAGTATGGAGGCCCTGGGACACTGTTGGTAGAACCTTTCACTGACATGTTACTTGGATTAAAG